From the genome of Bacteroides sp. MSB163, one region includes:
- a CDS encoding LTA synthase family protein: MKDYRLSSWKKYPNELFYIAAMATLILQLLHLRYDLLLHFDKDLGLLSYSARSMVDALLLLLPYWLLPAKLRIYYVSIIVFLFSFWGLSQLWYYRTYDDLMPFSSFLLFDNISPLLLNSIKASMKLTDILFILPPFFLFILYWFLFVDTIKKTPVNSKKRVIYTISILLFAILIHLMNAYVFYSKMQNRTTCHLGIRYVNTVNYISYFDFNGFVPFCIHSFINTILEKRSLDIKEKEEIESFLSKYMLKYTDNQYAVKEKQNLIVIIVESLNSWLINFKLDSIEVTPHLNQLCQENNSILALHIQPQVKSGRSSDAHFMYNTGLLPINNGAVAVRFGEAEYPSLAKALKGYKSLSMVCDDAKYWNQETAFKSYGFTQLYDSRSMMNTSGNINDHILLEKAANQIKHADFPFYAQLVTISMHYPYNTLEIPSTNISKSKLYTKNIRNFLEKAHFCDNAIGKFIQELKETGIYEKSLIAIISDHNEIDKNQIENRKETLPEDKEIAMIILNGSQKLNYTSKMEQIDIYPTLLDLMGANNYPWKGLGHSIFRKDSILLLPLEERRSYISDLIITKGYFKMK; the protein is encoded by the coding sequence ATGAAAGATTATAGATTAAGCAGCTGGAAAAAATATCCTAATGAACTTTTTTATATAGCAGCAATGGCAACTCTAATTTTACAGCTATTGCATCTTCGCTATGACCTTTTATTACACTTTGATAAGGATTTAGGATTGTTGAGCTACAGTGCCCGTTCTATGGTTGACGCACTCTTGCTACTACTACCTTATTGGTTGCTTCCTGCTAAATTACGCATATATTATGTTAGTATTATAGTTTTCCTATTCTCTTTTTGGGGATTGTCTCAATTATGGTATTATCGTACTTATGATGATCTGATGCCATTTTCCTCTTTTCTCCTATTTGATAATATTTCCCCTTTGTTATTAAATAGCATAAAAGCATCCATGAAATTAACAGATATTCTGTTTATTTTGCCACCATTCTTTTTATTCATTCTTTATTGGTTTCTTTTTGTGGATACAATAAAAAAGACACCTGTCAATTCTAAAAAAAGAGTCATATATACGATTAGTATCTTACTTTTTGCTATTCTTATACATTTAATGAATGCATATGTGTTTTATTCAAAAATGCAAAATAGGACGACTTGTCATTTAGGAATTCGCTATGTTAATACGGTTAATTACATATCGTATTTTGACTTTAATGGATTTGTCCCCTTCTGTATACATTCATTTATAAACACCATATTAGAAAAACGCAGTTTGGATATTAAAGAGAAAGAAGAAATAGAATCATTTTTGAGCAAATACATGCTTAAATATACAGATAATCAATACGCTGTTAAAGAAAAACAGAATTTAATTGTGATAATAGTTGAATCTCTTAACTCATGGCTTATTAATTTTAAACTGGATAGTATAGAAGTAACCCCTCATTTAAATCAACTTTGCCAGGAAAATAATTCAATTCTTGCTTTACATATACAACCTCAAGTCAAAAGTGGTAGATCAAGTGATGCACATTTCATGTACAATACAGGACTGTTACCAATAAATAATGGTGCGGTGGCTGTACGATTTGGAGAGGCTGAATATCCTTCTTTGGCAAAAGCGTTAAAAGGGTATAAATCATTATCTATGGTTTGTGATGATGCTAAATATTGGAATCAAGAAACAGCTTTCAAATCTTATGGATTTACACAATTATATGATAGTCGTTCAATGATGAATACTTCAGGAAACATAAATGATCATATCTTGTTAGAAAAGGCTGCCAATCAAATTAAACATGCCGATTTCCCTTTTTACGCACAACTGGTAACAATTAGCATGCATTATCCTTATAATACATTAGAGATTCCTTCTACAAATATTTCTAAATCAAAATTGTATACCAAAAATATTAGAAACTTTCTGGAAAAAGCCCATTTTTGTGATAATGCTATTGGCAAATTTATTCAAGAATTAAAAGAAACAGGAATCTATGAGAAATCACTTATAGCAATTATTTCGGATCACAACGAAATAGATAAGAACCAAATTGAAAATAGAAAAGAGACTCTACCTGAAGATAAAGAAATAGCAATGATTATACTCAATGGTTCACAAAAGTTGAATTACACCTCTAAAATGGAACAAATAGATATATATCCGACTTTACTTGATTTAATGGGGGCTAATAACTATCCGTGGAAAGGTTTAGGGCATAGTATTTTTCGTAAGGACTCTATACTATTACTCCCATTAGAAGAAAGAAGAAGTTATATTTCTGATTTGATTATAACAAAAGGATATTTTAAAATGAAGTAA
- a CDS encoding lipid II flippase MurJ — MKLKIGTYKKGAVYSSAFSIGSKLTAFVMQLLIAYYLGANTGTDIYFYLFNIAILVGGLVQTLNTSILIPKAMFLRYNESSRAEMQFHNSFLYTFLLLAAGALLLFCIIGGKQAPEWIMNFPTQDIRSHISVYYLFFPLTLLIIVNLYVSEILVSFKYFTLGLSCNFMINFSGIVALILLGQKADVSIVMYSSCCACLLNIILLLWFMKKKLRWQFSLVKFALVRSQSKALTGLAVNQGIIIFASTFPMYLLSQYQPGIITVINYAQKFIQAPLALIQQITSVLQIKLNNLYSHGEKEEMYHVTLRVTLRLFLFTICTSLVIFLLRTFIAEELFGLGKMPYAAMEKLSSLIGIMTFAMPFTAVSLACMKIYFTEGRIRLYIIIMSLSNLFSCICYYFAIETWKEHGYAVVYLFIEFVIMIGIVAFLKRRK; from the coding sequence ATGAAGCTGAAAATTGGAACATATAAAAAAGGAGCCGTATATTCTTCCGCTTTCAGCATCGGAAGTAAACTGACAGCTTTTGTCATGCAGCTTCTAATTGCTTACTATCTGGGGGCAAATACAGGAACGGATATTTATTTTTATTTATTTAATATAGCTATTTTAGTAGGTGGGCTAGTGCAAACACTTAATACATCTATTTTAATTCCTAAAGCTATGTTCCTGCGCTATAATGAATCATCAAGAGCTGAAATGCAATTTCACAATTCATTTCTTTACACATTCTTATTACTGGCAGCAGGTGCATTACTTCTATTCTGCATAATTGGAGGCAAACAAGCACCAGAATGGATTATGAATTTCCCCACCCAAGATATACGCAGTCACATCTCAGTATATTACTTGTTTTTCCCACTGACTCTCCTTATCATAGTAAATCTCTATGTAAGTGAAATATTGGTTTCATTCAAGTATTTTACATTGGGACTTTCGTGTAATTTCATGATAAACTTTAGTGGCATTGTCGCACTTATCTTATTAGGTCAAAAAGCAGATGTTTCAATCGTGATGTATAGTAGCTGTTGTGCATGCTTACTGAATATTATCTTGTTGCTTTGGTTTATGAAGAAAAAGCTGAGATGGCAATTCTCGTTAGTAAAATTCGCTCTTGTCCGTTCACAAAGCAAAGCGTTAACCGGGCTGGCTGTTAATCAGGGAATCATTATTTTTGCATCCACTTTTCCCATGTATCTATTGTCCCAATATCAGCCGGGAATAATAACTGTCATCAATTATGCACAGAAGTTTATCCAAGCTCCGTTAGCACTCATACAGCAAATAACTTCTGTTCTTCAAATAAAGCTCAACAATCTATACAGCCACGGTGAAAAGGAAGAAATGTATCATGTCACTTTGCGGGTAACTTTACGTTTATTTCTGTTTACGATATGCACTTCTTTGGTTATCTTCCTGTTACGTACTTTTATTGCCGAGGAATTGTTCGGATTAGGAAAAATGCCGTATGCCGCCATGGAAAAGCTATCATCCCTTATCGGTATAATGACATTTGCAATGCCTTTTACCGCCGTCAGTTTGGCATGCATGAAAATATATTTTACAGAAGGCCGTATACGTCTCTATATCATTATTATGTCATTGAGTAACCTATTCTCATGTATATGTTACTACTTTGCTATAGAGACATGGAAGGAACATGGATATGCTGTTGTGTACTTATTCATTGAATTTGTAATTATGATAGGTATTGTGGCGTTTTTAAAACGCAGAAAATAA
- a CDS encoding GumC family protein translates to MNDENIHIGALLKQFLAYWKIYTPIGIICLIVAVCFLIATPQEYQFTARIQLIRDNQGMMSELKMLKSTGIGAMLGGSSSGSSVEDEVIVLMSRTNMTEAIRETGYQVETRERRGLKNVLLYGKDNPVTFLFPEQFLDTLSKPVKIKLTLSNGIIQSAQIKSTLFKTVKVKEQSLPCRLQLPIGTIMITPNADVSVPGEKTLTIRITPLQQTYEDLYDDLYAGAQETISDIIILLFENENKQRGYDFLNTIMSTYNRYSRNVKVKEATINAKFVKERLDTITTELAYLEHQIETYKKQNNIPEPALYAKATVTGYQELESIILETEARLKMLDYVVDYMKNPLNEYASVPAIEGIGEKSIALYNQLVLDRQRLLLSSEKGNPALILADKQLTEQRKMLLEAIDAARQSIRASLEEINKKNRAFNSQLSALPTQEREYVEMKRQQKIKETVYLFLMQKLQEKELANSPDEQAGRVVDAAYSSAKPVYPRKVFVLAIALATTFILSLITISFRVFVFTKTK, encoded by the coding sequence ATGAATGACGAAAACATACATATAGGAGCGCTTTTAAAGCAATTCCTAGCCTACTGGAAAATATATACACCTATTGGCATTATCTGCCTGATTGTCGCCGTCTGTTTCTTAATAGCCACACCTCAAGAATATCAGTTTACAGCACGTATACAACTAATCAGAGATAATCAAGGGATGATGTCTGAACTGAAAATGTTGAAAAGCACAGGTATAGGCGCAATGTTGGGCGGAAGTAGTTCAGGAAGCAGTGTGGAAGATGAAGTAATAGTACTGATGTCGCGTACCAATATGACTGAAGCGATCCGTGAAACCGGATACCAAGTGGAAACGCGTGAACGGCGAGGCCTAAAAAATGTACTGCTTTATGGAAAAGACAATCCGGTAACATTTCTCTTTCCCGAACAGTTTTTAGATACCTTAAGTAAACCAGTAAAAATAAAACTAACACTATCGAATGGAATCATACAATCAGCCCAAATAAAATCAACTCTATTTAAGACGGTGAAAGTAAAAGAACAGTCGCTGCCTTGTCGATTGCAATTACCTATTGGCACCATTATGATTACCCCGAATGCAGACGTTTCCGTTCCCGGAGAAAAAACACTGACTATTCGGATTACTCCATTGCAGCAAACCTATGAAGATTTGTATGATGATTTATATGCAGGTGCACAAGAAACAATTTCAGACATAATAATACTCCTGTTTGAGAACGAGAATAAACAGCGGGGATATGACTTCTTAAATACTATCATGTCCACTTACAACCGATATAGCCGAAATGTAAAAGTAAAGGAAGCCACTATTAATGCAAAGTTTGTGAAAGAACGTTTGGATACCATTACTACGGAACTTGCATATCTGGAACATCAGATCGAAACTTATAAGAAGCAGAATAACATACCGGAGCCTGCTTTATATGCTAAAGCGACCGTTACAGGATATCAAGAATTGGAAAGTATTATTTTAGAAACGGAAGCTCGCCTAAAAATGCTGGATTATGTAGTGGATTATATGAAAAATCCCCTGAATGAGTATGCTTCAGTGCCTGCTATAGAAGGAATCGGTGAAAAATCTATTGCCCTTTATAATCAATTGGTACTTGACCGACAGCGCCTGCTTCTTTCTTCCGAGAAAGGAAATCCGGCTTTGATACTTGCCGACAAACAATTGACCGAACAGCGCAAAATGCTGCTGGAAGCTATAGATGCAGCTCGGCAAAGCATACGTGCAAGCCTAGAGGAAATAAATAAGAAAAATCGGGCATTCAACAGCCAGCTAAGTGCTCTGCCCACCCAAGAAAGGGAATATGTTGAAATGAAGCGTCAACAAAAAATAAAAGAGACTGTCTATTTGTTCCTTATGCAAAAATTGCAGGAGAAAGAGTTGGCAAATTCTCCGGACGAGCAGGCGGGTAGGGTGGTAGACGCAGCATATAGTTCGGCAAAGCCCGTATATCCACGCAAAGTGTTTGTACTGGCAATAGCACTTGCTACAACTTTCATTCTCTCACTGATCACTATTAGTTTTCGGGTGTTTGTTTTCACTAAAACAAAATAA
- a CDS encoding polysaccharide biosynthesis/export family protein has product MKIKTLIPAFSLLLLMSCKTTTNTITYFQDLDNQMPAVTEQSVNYTPRIAPDDQLSITVSGTDPNAVAAFNMPLASYLAPGETNVTSTPVLHTYLVNSRGEIDFPVLGKVQVANMTRSELTDMMSEKISAYVKSPIVTIQIRNFKVSVLGEVNKPGTVNVPNERLSVLDALGMAGDLTIYGNRTNVLLIRDNNGKKEYHRFDLTSAETLTSPFYYLRQNDVLYVEPNKARKGNAKYSQNGQFNVSLASTIISALSVLASLGIALLVK; this is encoded by the coding sequence ATGAAAATAAAAACGCTGATTCCTGCTTTTTCGTTACTATTATTAATGTCGTGCAAAACAACGACTAATACTATTACCTATTTTCAGGATTTAGACAACCAGATGCCAGCTGTTACCGAGCAATCTGTTAATTATACCCCTCGGATTGCTCCTGATGATCAATTATCAATAACTGTATCTGGGACAGATCCGAATGCTGTAGCAGCATTCAATATGCCACTTGCCAGCTATTTGGCCCCAGGGGAAACAAATGTTACCTCTACACCTGTACTTCATACTTATTTAGTAAATTCACGCGGAGAGATTGATTTCCCAGTACTTGGTAAAGTACAAGTTGCTAATATGACACGTAGCGAATTGACAGACATGATGAGTGAAAAGATTTCCGCTTACGTCAAGTCTCCAATTGTTACGATACAGATAAGGAATTTCAAAGTTTCAGTACTGGGTGAAGTTAATAAACCCGGAACGGTAAATGTACCTAATGAACGCCTGTCCGTACTTGATGCCCTTGGTATGGCAGGAGATTTAACAATATATGGCAACCGTACTAATGTGCTCCTAATCCGTGATAACAACGGAAAAAAAGAATATCACCGTTTTGATCTGACATCCGCAGAAACTCTGACTTCACCCTTCTATTATCTACGGCAGAATGACGTTCTCTATGTGGAGCCTAATAAAGCTAGGAAAGGAAATGCCAAATATAGCCAGAACGGACAATTTAACGTATCTTTGGCATCAACTATAATCAGCGCTTTATCGGTGTTGGCATCGTTAGGGATCGCATTATTGGTTAAATAA
- a CDS encoding T9SS type A sorting domain-containing protein, translating to MIKKYIIFIFLLFNSLSSFSVGNSLTGPTTVDPGTYYSYRANLDGWDINTVVRWKITNGRFNNVNGPTELRQTIGALLATVVWDDTTSKGTITVDINGPVLLRIKVNINSVKNMYITDFRYNGSKATNDIITLPLGQTGILECTVPEMAYPLNKNKITEFKWETPKSWGGKTFYSGRTIKVNYNATSGNGETIKVTPLGFRSVLGNTKTITIKRATPTFDGNIKNVTITSNKTYKHSKLYAENVTIRSGANVIMNGYNSVRIVPGFTAELGSTVRIYNGTAANSMTRGIMDESNNIDDRMVEDKKDARMEQNSPNPAKGSAVINCYIPSKTVNAYIQIYNAMGGMVLKLPIGTKGQSEIHIDTYKLPNGIYIYSLVTDGRLIDTKRMIIAN from the coding sequence ATGATAAAAAAATATATTATTTTCATATTCCTACTATTTAATAGCCTGAGTTCCTTCTCTGTAGGGAATTCTCTTACAGGGCCTACAACTGTTGACCCTGGAACGTATTACTCCTATAGAGCTAATTTGGATGGGTGGGATATCAATACGGTAGTTCGGTGGAAAATTACCAATGGTCGTTTTAATAATGTGAATGGTCCAACTGAATTGAGGCAAACAATTGGTGCGCTTCTTGCGACTGTTGTATGGGACGATACTACTAGCAAAGGAACTATAACCGTAGATATCAATGGTCCCGTTTTACTTCGCATCAAAGTAAATATAAACAGTGTCAAGAATATGTATATTACAGATTTCAGGTACAATGGGAGTAAAGCTACCAATGATATAATAACACTTCCGCTTGGGCAAACAGGTATATTGGAATGCACTGTTCCGGAAATGGCATATCCGTTAAACAAAAATAAAATCACAGAGTTTAAGTGGGAAACTCCAAAGTCTTGGGGTGGAAAAACATTCTATAGCGGCCGAACCATTAAAGTTAATTATAATGCTACATCCGGTAATGGCGAAACCATAAAAGTTACTCCTCTCGGTTTTAGAAGTGTTTTAGGTAATACTAAAACTATAACGATTAAACGAGCGACGCCAACATTTGATGGCAATATTAAGAATGTAACCATCACGTCCAATAAAACATATAAACATTCTAAGTTGTATGCTGAAAATGTAACTATAAGGAGCGGTGCAAATGTCATTATGAATGGATACAATTCCGTGCGGATAGTGCCAGGTTTTACAGCAGAGTTAGGTAGTACTGTTAGAATATATAATGGTACAGCTGCAAATTCGATGACCAGAGGTATTATGGATGAGAGCAATAATATAGACGATAGAATGGTAGAAGACAAAAAAGATGCCAGAATGGAGCAAAATAGTCCTAATCCGGCTAAAGGAAGTGCTGTCATAAATTGTTATATCCCTTCAAAGACGGTCAATGCCTATATTCAAATATACAACGCTATGGGAGGAATGGTTCTAAAGTTGCCAATAGGAACAAAAGGGCAAAGTGAGATACACATAGATACTTATAAATTGCCTAATGGAATTTATATTTATTCATTGGTTACAGATGGTCGTTTGATTGATACAAAAAGAATGATCATAGCTAATTAA
- a CDS encoding SPOR domain-containing protein, which yields MIELAQHIEALLLENDCVIVPGLGGFVAHYAPATRVEEENIFLPPTRIIGFNPQLKMNDGLLVQSYMSVYGTNFSDATKIVEREVDELIAALHEEGKVDLPNVGEVRYTIHNTFDFAPYDNKITTPYLYGLDAFEMRELSAIEKPQAEKIIPAPAAIGKEKRSYAIKFNRAYLTNVAAVAVVIFLSFFFSTPIENTEVIEENYAKLLPDELFEKIEKQSLAITPIVVKQNTPARKSAKKQTGTQKKVVAPVAVREVKVGKTPVVSTETTAKEQASHSVSATADAPKHNVQPVAKPAVATPKRPYHIIIASVGTEKDAETMAAQLVAKGFSGAKAIVGDGKMRVSIESCGTEVEAYQALARIRENETYKNAWVLKK from the coding sequence ATGATTGAATTGGCACAACATATAGAGGCTTTATTATTGGAAAATGACTGCGTCATTGTTCCGGGTTTAGGAGGATTTGTAGCTCATTATGCTCCGGCTACGAGAGTGGAAGAAGAAAATATTTTTCTGCCCCCTACCCGTATCATTGGTTTCAATCCGCAACTGAAGATGAATGATGGCTTGCTGGTTCAATCTTATATGTCAGTGTATGGCACCAACTTCTCGGATGCTACCAAGATAGTGGAGCGTGAGGTTGATGAACTGATTGCCGCTTTGCATGAAGAAGGTAAAGTGGACTTGCCGAATGTAGGCGAAGTACGTTATACGATTCATAATACATTTGACTTCGCGCCGTACGATAATAAGATCACAACTCCTTATCTATATGGGCTGGATGCGTTTGAGATGCGGGAATTGTCTGCTATAGAAAAGCCACAGGCCGAGAAGATTATTCCTGCTCCTGCTGCCATTGGAAAAGAAAAGCGTAGCTATGCAATCAAATTTAACCGGGCTTACCTAACGAATGTGGCTGCGGTAGCGGTTGTCATTTTCCTCTCCTTTTTCTTCTCCACTCCAATAGAGAATACGGAAGTGATAGAAGAAAACTATGCCAAATTGCTTCCGGATGAATTATTCGAAAAGATAGAGAAGCAATCTTTGGCTATTACACCGATTGTTGTAAAGCAGAATACCCCCGCACGTAAATCCGCTAAGAAGCAAACAGGGACACAGAAGAAAGTGGTGGCTCCTGTTGCTGTCAGAGAAGTCAAAGTTGGTAAAACACCAGTTGTGTCTACTGAAACTACGGCAAAAGAACAAGCTTCTCACTCTGTTTCAGCTACTGCTGATGCGCCTAAACATAATGTACAGCCTGTTGCAAAACCAGCAGTTGCCACCCCAAAAAGACCATATCATATTATCATTGCCAGCGTAGGTACTGAAAAAGATGCGGAAACTATGGCTGCACAATTGGTAGCCAAGGGATTTTCCGGTGCGAAAGCTATTGTGGGAGACGGTAAGATGCGCGTCAGCATTGAGTCTTGCGGAACAGAAGTGGAAGCCTATCAGGCTTTGGCGAGAATTCGTGAGAACGAAACCTATAAGAATGCTTGGGTGCTGAAAAAGTGA
- a CDS encoding FHA domain-containing protein: MKRIRCPKCENYLQFDETKYSEGQSLVFVCEHCGKQFSIRLGKTKMLAPQKEERPDEEEFKEAFGSITVIENVFGFKQVLPLQEGDNVIGRRCVGTNINTPIETSDMSMDRRHCIINVKRNKQGGLIYTLRDAPSLTGTFLNNEILGDKDRIRIEDGAIVTIGATTLILRSGTSNELE, encoded by the coding sequence ATGAAGCGTATCCGTTGTCCCAAATGTGAGAATTATCTTCAGTTTGACGAAACAAAGTATAGCGAAGGTCAGTCCTTGGTCTTTGTTTGTGAGCATTGTGGCAAGCAGTTTAGTATCCGCTTGGGGAAAACAAAGATGCTTGCTCCCCAAAAGGAAGAACGCCCGGACGAAGAGGAATTCAAGGAAGCTTTTGGCAGTATCACAGTGATTGAGAATGTATTTGGCTTCAAACAAGTGCTGCCTTTGCAAGAAGGAGATAATGTAATAGGTCGCCGCTGTGTGGGTACTAACATAAACACTCCCATTGAAACATCGGATATGAGTATGGATCGTCGCCATTGCATTATTAATGTGAAACGCAATAAACAAGGTGGGCTTATCTATACTTTGCGAGATGCCCCCAGCCTGACGGGAACCTTTCTGAATAATGAAATCCTGGGTGACAAAGATCGTATCCGCATTGAGGATGGTGCAATTGTTACCATCGGGGCTACAACCTTAATTTTGCGTAGCGGAACAAGCAATGAACTTGAGTAA